A stretch of Peptococcaceae bacterium 1198_IL3148 DNA encodes these proteins:
- a CDS encoding DegT/DnrJ/EryC1/StrS family aminotransferase → MIPIVEPQLGIEEQQEIIKVLNSKMLASGKWVEQFQDSFADYLNIRYAVATSSGTTALHAALDALQISKGDKVLTTPFSFVASANAILYCGATPIFVDIDPLTYNISPAALAETIKEHPDAKAILVVHIFGQPAEMETICRLAKANNLLLIEDCAQAHGAVYQGQRVGTFGDVAAFSFYPTKNMTCGEGGMVTTNNEEVARRVRMLINHGQSKRYYHDMLGYNFRMTNLHAAIGLVQLKKLDGFNKKRIDNAHYYYQNINNDQVILPYQAKEAQHVYHQFTVQCDERDNFMNYLINKGIGCAIHYPIAIPRQKLYVQKFNYQQTWPVAERLCNNCLSIPVHPGLTTEQLHYIVEAVNDYE, encoded by the coding sequence ATGATTCCAATTGTTGAACCGCAACTTGGTATAGAAGAACAACAGGAAATTATCAAAGTATTAAACAGTAAAATGTTAGCTTCGGGTAAATGGGTTGAGCAGTTTCAAGACAGCTTTGCAGATTACCTGAACATAAGGTATGCAGTGGCCACTTCTTCGGGCACCACCGCTCTTCACGCTGCCTTGGACGCATTGCAAATTAGCAAGGGAGATAAAGTATTAACCACTCCCTTTTCCTTTGTGGCTTCTGCCAATGCCATTTTATATTGTGGGGCTACCCCAATATTTGTGGACATCGATCCATTGACCTACAACATTTCTCCAGCGGCACTGGCGGAAACTATTAAAGAACATCCCGATGCCAAGGCTATTTTAGTGGTACACATATTTGGTCAACCGGCTGAAATGGAAACCATTTGTAGATTGGCTAAAGCCAACAATTTATTGCTGATTGAAGATTGTGCGCAAGCCCATGGAGCAGTTTATCAGGGACAAAGGGTTGGGACCTTTGGCGATGTGGCTGCTTTTAGCTTTTATCCCACTAAAAACATGACCTGTGGTGAAGGTGGAATGGTAACCACTAACAATGAAGAGGTTGCCCGCCGAGTGAGGATGCTAATAAATCACGGACAATCTAAGCGGTATTATCATGACATGTTGGGCTATAATTTTCGCATGACCAACTTACATGCCGCCATTGGTTTGGTACAGTTGAAAAAACTTGATGGATTTAATAAAAAGAGAATAGATAATGCCCACTATTACTATCAAAATATCAATAATGACCAAGTAATACTACCCTATCAGGCCAAGGAAGCTCAGCACGTTTATCATCAATTTACTGTGCAATGTGATGAGCGCGACAATTTTATGAATTACCTAATTAATAAGGGTATTGGCTGTGCCATTCACTATCCCATTGCCATTCCTAGGCAAAAATTGTATGTACAGAAATTTAATTATCAGCAGACCTGGCCAGTGGCTGAGCGGTTATGTAATAATTGTCTATCGATACCGGTGCATCCTGGGCTGACAACGGAACAATTGCATTACATTGTAGAGGCAGTGAATGATTATGAGTAA
- a CDS encoding UDP-3-O-acyl-N-acetylglucosamine deacetylase has translation MMQTTINRSVCCQGIDITGKAIVNMQLAPAEINSGIVFVRNDLPGNPQVRCNANNCLVESRWTSLQENGVRVDHTEHILATIAGLGIDNIIIRLDNPSIPVVDGYSCKDFTEKILSAGIKELSAPKKYFQVKSPCLIVDQFYSGGQRYEKFIAALPADNLELIYILEYPDGSLPGQMAQYSIVPEVFINQLADARSYITAGEYQQVAKLIGKGMDSVLVFSPGKLVGLRWPNEPARHKLVDLLGDLSTVGCPLKGKFIAFRSGHQLNNQLIKKITKNWEEGNR, from the coding sequence ATGATGCAGACCACTATTAACCGCAGCGTTTGCTGTCAGGGAATTGATATCACCGGTAAAGCTATAGTCAATATGCAGTTGGCACCGGCTGAAATAAACAGTGGCATTGTATTTGTTCGGAATGACTTACCCGGTAACCCCCAAGTGCGCTGTAATGCCAATAATTGTTTGGTGGAGAGTAGGTGGACTTCACTCCAAGAAAATGGAGTGAGGGTGGACCATACTGAGCATATATTGGCCACCATCGCGGGTTTGGGGATAGACAACATCATCATTCGCCTAGATAACCCCAGTATTCCAGTGGTGGATGGCTATAGCTGTAAAGATTTCACTGAAAAAATTTTAAGTGCCGGCATTAAGGAATTGTCGGCCCCAAAGAAATATTTCCAAGTTAAATCCCCCTGTCTAATTGTCGATCAATTTTACAGTGGAGGACAGCGCTATGAAAAGTTTATTGCTGCTTTGCCGGCGGATAATTTGGAATTAATTTATATTTTGGAATACCCTGATGGTTCATTGCCTGGACAAATGGCACAATATTCAATTGTACCAGAGGTATTTATCAACCAGCTTGCCGACGCCCGTTCCTACATTACAGCCGGGGAATATCAACAAGTTGCTAAGCTAATCGGTAAGGGCATGGACTCGGTGCTGGTTTTTTCTCCAGGCAAATTGGTAGGATTGAGGTGGCCTAACGAACCGGCTAGACATAAATTGGTCGATTTGTTGGGCGACCTCAGTACAGTTGGCTGTCCACTGAAAGGTAAGTTTATTGCCTTCCGCAGTGGACACCAGCTGAATAATCAATTGATTAAAAAAATCACTAAAAATTGGGAAGAGGGAAACAGATGA
- a CDS encoding glycosyltransferase: protein MRILFLEDDPQYVHGLPDGFRELGCDVMVQASVNKEELKLIYHLFKPDVIFTCGWGKLHSKENLKLIGNFTEDHRLTHCYWATEDPRWTEEWSLPFVEMAKPTHIFTIDPDSVDMYRQKGFISAYLPWACNPQYHQPVAPKEEYRCDIAVVATAGITWSGFRKKAVNILMKPLVKNGYNIKVWGKRWDEQHECVLGFTVPSKYLQGKLPYEETNAVYSSAKIVLGIQNRVDELNSRTFEIMGAGGFMLAPDTEGIRKYFTPDKHLAVSGSEQQTLEMVDYYLKHAGKRQKIAYQGRQLVIDKHTYRDRAATILNVLGGK, encoded by the coding sequence ATGCGAATACTTTTTTTAGAAGATGATCCGCAATATGTTCATGGTTTACCCGATGGCTTTAGAGAATTAGGCTGTGATGTCATGGTGCAAGCCAGTGTCAATAAAGAGGAATTAAAGCTGATTTACCACTTGTTCAAGCCCGATGTAATATTTACATGTGGTTGGGGGAAATTGCACAGTAAAGAAAATCTGAAACTGATTGGCAATTTTACCGAGGATCATCGTTTAACACATTGTTACTGGGCCACCGAGGACCCCAGATGGACTGAGGAGTGGTCACTGCCCTTTGTTGAAATGGCCAAACCGACGCACATATTTACCATTGATCCGGATTCTGTGGATATGTATCGACAAAAAGGATTTATATCAGCATACCTGCCGTGGGCCTGTAACCCCCAATATCATCAGCCAGTGGCACCAAAGGAAGAATACCGTTGTGATATAGCGGTGGTGGCCACAGCAGGCATAACCTGGAGTGGTTTTAGAAAAAAAGCAGTAAATATTTTAATGAAACCCTTGGTAAAAAACGGTTACAACATCAAAGTTTGGGGTAAACGCTGGGATGAGCAACATGAATGTGTATTGGGTTTTACAGTGCCCTCAAAGTATCTGCAGGGTAAACTGCCCTATGAAGAAACCAATGCAGTCTATAGTTCAGCCAAAATAGTGCTGGGCATCCAAAACCGGGTTGATGAACTTAATTCGCGAACCTTTGAGATTATGGGAGCCGGTGGATTTATGTTGGCTCCAGACACTGAGGGGATTAGAAAGTACTTTACTCCCGACAAACATTTGGCGGTATCTGGGTCGGAACAACAAACGCTAGAGATGGTTGACTATTATTTAAAACACGCTGGCAAACGCCAAAAAATTGCTTATCAAGGCCGTCAGCTGGTGATAGATAAACACACTTATCGAGATCGAGCGGCGACAATTTTAAATGTTTTGGGCGGGAAGTAA
- a CDS encoding GNAT family N-acetyltransferase, translating into MKIKVYTEDFSSLWDRFVQDSRNGTFMQKRAFLNYHPADRFQDQSLLVFNRKEHLLAVLPAAIRKENDHKILLSHPGASHGGIIVGHNVKSSCVTEIVGSIKKYAQAEKIDAIQLKMVPRIYHKWPCDEIDFALRHHGFKIINTELATAIPLPFYHDKKADSSTLRNIRKAVKNQVEVKETPDIDGYWQVLTKNLKLRHSTKPTHSYEEIVDLMKRFKDKIKIFAAYQNNKLIAGTVVFILNERVINCFYIAHDEHYQSVRPLNLVFDYLIKWGKERNFTYLDWGISTEQGGKVLNSGLINFKEGFGGRGVLRETYRLNLS; encoded by the coding sequence ATGAAAATAAAGGTTTACACTGAAGACTTTTCTTCGCTTTGGGATCGTTTTGTGCAAGATTCAAGAAATGGCACTTTTATGCAGAAACGTGCTTTTTTAAACTATCATCCTGCAGATCGTTTTCAAGATCAGTCATTATTAGTGTTTAACCGTAAGGAGCATTTGTTGGCAGTTCTGCCCGCTGCCATAAGGAAAGAAAATGACCACAAAATATTACTTTCTCATCCCGGAGCATCCCATGGAGGAATAATTGTTGGTCATAATGTCAAATCCAGTTGTGTTACCGAGATAGTAGGTAGCATTAAAAAATATGCCCAAGCAGAAAAAATTGATGCCATTCAGCTCAAAATGGTGCCGCGCATTTATCACAAATGGCCCTGTGATGAAATTGACTTTGCGCTCCGCCACCACGGTTTTAAAATAATAAACACTGAACTGGCCACCGCCATACCATTGCCCTTTTACCATGACAAAAAGGCAGACAGTTCAACCTTAAGAAACATTCGCAAAGCGGTTAAAAATCAAGTTGAAGTCAAAGAAACCCCAGACATTGACGGTTACTGGCAGGTGTTAACAAAAAATTTAAAACTCCGGCACAGTACCAAACCTACCCATAGTTATGAAGAAATTGTTGACTTAATGAAAAGGTTTAAAGATAAAATAAAAATTTTTGCTGCTTACCAGAATAACAAACTTATTGCCGGCACGGTGGTTTTTATACTAAACGAACGGGTAATTAATTGTTTTTATATTGCCCACGACGAGCATTATCAGTCAGTGCGACCGCTAAATTTAGTGTTTGATTATTTAATTAAATGGGGCAAAGAACGCAACTTCACCTACCTTGATTGGGGTATATCCACCGAACAGGGTGGTAAGGTTCTCAACAGTGGATTGATTAATTTTAAAGAAGGTTTTGGTGGCCGAGGTGTTTTGCGCGAAACCTACCGATTAAATTTGTCATAG
- a CDS encoding Gfo/Idh/MocA family oxidoreductase: MTGIALIGCGKWGKNYLKTLDALPDARLLYVCDLSEEARQRVTLNFPNVKVVEDYRIALSDSEVAAVIIATPPLSHFEIAANCMTNGKAVLIEKPIASDVAETVKLANIAKQTGQVMMTGHLMLYHPAVEAMKSFIDKGIFGDIKYVTFERTNFNIYRQDIDVLGDLSVHDLAVLLYLFEQQPQWVSAHGISMGTELPMGIVSIDIGFADNALAHIHANWHYHKKTRNISLIGTNGKAIFDDTAEQNRKLTLISDGKIRPQVIEEKEPLSSQCAHFINCVRNNAPARSGPENALQVMRLMETIIFSIIKQRTIYL; this comes from the coding sequence ATGACTGGTATAGCCTTAATCGGCTGTGGAAAATGGGGGAAAAACTATTTAAAGACCCTTGATGCCCTGCCAGATGCCAGATTGTTGTATGTCTGCGATTTAAGTGAAGAAGCAAGGCAAAGAGTAACTTTAAACTTTCCCAACGTAAAAGTGGTTGAGGATTACCGGATAGCCCTTAGCGATTCAGAAGTGGCTGCCGTAATTATAGCAACCCCCCCATTATCACATTTTGAAATAGCAGCTAACTGTATGACTAACGGCAAAGCAGTGCTGATAGAAAAACCAATCGCCAGTGACGTGGCCGAAACCGTTAAGTTGGCCAATATCGCTAAACAAACCGGTCAAGTGATGATGACTGGGCACTTAATGCTATATCACCCAGCTGTAGAGGCAATGAAGAGTTTTATAGATAAGGGCATTTTTGGTGATATCAAATACGTTACCTTTGAACGTACAAATTTTAACATATATCGTCAAGATATAGATGTTTTAGGCGATTTATCAGTGCACGATTTAGCGGTGTTACTGTATTTGTTTGAACAACAACCCCAATGGGTTTCAGCCCATGGAATTAGCATGGGTACAGAATTGCCCATGGGAATAGTGTCCATAGATATTGGTTTCGCTGATAATGCTCTGGCACATATTCACGCCAATTGGCATTATCATAAAAAAACCAGAAATATTAGTTTGATCGGTACCAATGGCAAGGCAATTTTTGATGACACTGCAGAGCAAAACAGAAAGCTAACACTAATATCTGATGGGAAAATAAGGCCGCAGGTAATTGAGGAGAAGGAACCTTTATCCAGTCAATGTGCACACTTTATAAACTGCGTACGTAACAATGCACCAGCCCGTTCAGGTCCTGAAAATGCTTTGCAGGTAATGAGACTGATGGAGACCATTATATTTTCAATCATCAAGCAGAGAACTATTTATTTATAA
- a CDS encoding thiamine diphosphokinase: MLVILAGGEINNYQELKKVTLQADYIICADGGARHAYRMKVIPDVIIGDMDSLNPAILDYFKNKDIEIIRYPSEKDEVDTELAIRQGIKLGFKEMILLGATGGRLDHTLANIHLLIKAAQLATQVKIVDEHHRLYLVTPQLATEINGVPGQIVSLIPLTEKVKGVYTQGLKWELHNGTFAVGNPFGVSNQLTSNQARIKISEGILLVIEIISEEKQSGS; encoded by the coding sequence GTGCTAGTAATACTTGCAGGTGGAGAAATTAATAATTATCAAGAACTAAAGAAAGTAACATTACAGGCTGATTATATTATCTGTGCCGATGGCGGTGCCAGGCATGCTTACAGAATGAAAGTTATTCCTGATGTCATCATTGGGGATATGGATTCTTTAAATCCGGCAATATTAGATTATTTTAAGAATAAGGATATTGAAATAATTCGTTATCCCAGTGAAAAGGATGAGGTGGATACCGAACTGGCCATTAGGCAGGGGATAAAACTGGGGTTTAAAGAAATGATATTGTTAGGGGCCACCGGAGGTAGATTAGATCATACCCTGGCAAATATTCATTTGCTTATTAAAGCCGCCCAATTGGCAACCCAGGTAAAAATAGTAGATGAACATCACCGCCTTTATTTGGTTACACCCCAATTGGCCACAGAAATAAATGGAGTGCCTGGTCAGATAGTATCTTTAATACCTCTAACAGAAAAGGTAAAGGGAGTATACACCCAAGGGTTAAAATGGGAACTACATAACGGTACCTTTGCGGTGGGTAATCCCTTTGGTGTCAGTAATCAGCTAACCTCTAATCAAGCCCGCATCAAAATATCTGAGGGTATATTATTAGTGATTGAAATTATTTCTGAAGAAAAACAGAGTGGGAGCTAG
- a CDS encoding helix-turn-helix transcriptional regulator, whose translation MYSTKELGNNVKNARRYRSKKSGMEFTSKDLAIKIGETTKWVKRLERGEFYPDWDAINFIADVCGVEVESLIGEKFADEIEYEDAIKGGKIARTINDEELRA comes from the coding sequence ATGTATAGTACAAAAGAACTTGGCAATAATGTAAAAAATGCAAGAAGATACCGTTCCAAGAAAAGTGGTATGGAATTTACCAGCAAAGACTTGGCCATTAAAATAGGAGAAACTACAAAATGGGTAAAAAGATTAGAGCGGGGAGAGTTTTATCCCGATTGGGACGCCATCAACTTCATTGCTGATGTTTGTGGAGTGGAGGTGGAAAGCCTAATAGGTGAAAAATTTGCCGATGAGATTGAGTACGAGGACGCCATTAAGGGTGGAAAAATTGCCAGAACCATTAATGATGAAGAGTTGAGAGCATAA
- the murI gene encoding glutamate racemase, whose amino-acid sequence MAANSPIGIFDSGVGGLSIAKEIRKLLPHEDLLYFADSAYCPYGEKLPTIIKDRVFAICDFLISKGAKMLVVACNTASIVSLDDIRSYYKIPVIGVEPAVKPAVAATKTGTIGVLATGVTLSGDRFSSLVKRYGDQATVVTQPCPGLVELVEKGQTIGPETEAMLTNYLQPLLNNNADTIVLGCTHYPFLRPLIHKLVGNDITVIDTGEAVARQTKRMLVNNDLQNDQTNDGQETIFTSGNVESVQPVVRLLWNKPSLEVKYIETGGVANAVNR is encoded by the coding sequence ATGGCAGCTAATTCACCAATTGGTATTTTCGATTCTGGCGTTGGCGGTTTATCAATAGCCAAGGAGATTCGAAAACTGTTGCCCCATGAAGACTTGTTATACTTTGCTGATTCAGCCTATTGTCCCTATGGTGAAAAGTTACCAACCATAATTAAGGACAGGGTATTTGCAATCTGCGATTTTTTAATTTCTAAAGGTGCTAAAATGTTGGTGGTGGCCTGTAATACCGCCTCTATTGTTTCGCTGGACGACATCCGTAGTTATTATAAAATACCAGTCATTGGTGTTGAGCCGGCGGTTAAACCAGCGGTGGCAGCCACAAAGACAGGCACCATTGGTGTATTGGCAACCGGTGTAACTCTATCGGGAGATCGCTTTTCTTCTTTGGTAAAACGCTATGGTGATCAAGCCACTGTGGTAACCCAACCCTGCCCTGGTCTGGTGGAGTTGGTTGAAAAGGGGCAAACAATTGGCCCAGAAACCGAAGCGATGCTCACCAACTATTTGCAGCCACTTTTAAACAATAATGCAGACACCATAGTGTTGGGGTGCACCCATTACCCATTTCTGCGTCCATTAATTCATAAACTGGTGGGGAATGATATTACCGTTATTGACACCGGCGAAGCGGTGGCCCGGCAAACTAAAAGAATGCTGGTGAACAATGATTTACAAAATGATCAAACCAATGACGGTCAGGAAACGATATTTACCAGTGGCAATGTAGAATCTGTTCAACCAGTTGTGCGGCTATTATGGAACAAGCCCTCATTAGAGGTGAAATACATAGAAACTGGAGGAGTTGCCAATGCGGTTAATAGATAG
- a CDS encoding TatD family hydrolase, which produces MRLIDSHIHVTTLPYEGLQAMAEGGIKKAISCAVVAGAQHAESYFDHFRQNYNFYRNLWQKAGVDLYTAIAVHPAGIPKDWIRVIDKMPEFLEEPSVVAVGEIGMNNFTQLEKDVFKAQLEVAKAHNKPCIVHTPFQDREKMVDLYFEMAQQVGIPANLLIVDHAMLDIMDQINDFGAIPGITIRKQHVTPEALYENLDQYAHGMLNSDYSNFFENDATGVIKAVKYLQEKNVDNKIIENLAYNKAAAVFGIQ; this is translated from the coding sequence ATGCGGTTAATAGATAGTCACATTCATGTTACTACTTTGCCCTATGAAGGACTACAAGCAATGGCTGAAGGTGGTATTAAAAAGGCCATCAGCTGTGCAGTGGTAGCGGGAGCGCAGCATGCCGAAAGTTATTTTGACCATTTTAGACAAAACTATAATTTTTACCGTAACCTTTGGCAAAAAGCAGGCGTTGATTTGTATACCGCCATTGCAGTACACCCGGCTGGTATTCCTAAAGATTGGATAAGGGTAATTGACAAAATGCCCGAGTTCCTAGAAGAGCCATCGGTGGTGGCCGTTGGTGAAATCGGTATGAATAACTTCACCCAGCTAGAAAAGGACGTGTTTAAGGCTCAATTGGAAGTGGCCAAAGCCCACAATAAACCATGCATTGTACATACCCCCTTCCAAGACCGTGAAAAAATGGTGGACTTGTACTTTGAAATGGCGCAACAGGTAGGTATACCGGCTAACCTTTTAATTGTTGATCATGCTATGTTAGATATCATGGATCAAATTAATGATTTTGGTGCCATCCCGGGAATAACCATTCGCAAACAGCATGTTACACCAGAGGCACTGTATGAAAACTTAGACCAGTACGCCCACGGAATGCTCAACTCTGATTACAGTAATTTTTTTGAAAATGATGCCACAGGAGTAATTAAAGCGGTAAAATACCTCCAAGAGAAGAATGTAGATAACAAAATCATCGAAAATCTTGCCTATAACAAAGCAGCGGCGGTCTTTGGTATCCAATAA